TCTCGACGTCTCTCTGCTCTTTGGTAGTAGCGTCaaccgtcctcctcctcctcggccgcttCCACTTGCCCACCCGTTCCTCGTTGTTGAGGGCTTCCTTGAGTGTGTCGACTGTGATTGCCGCTTCGACGAGGCCTTCTGGGGTCTCGTCACGGATAGAGGATAGGGGTTCGACGTTGGATGTGTTGACTGATTGgaggtgggcgaggaagTGGAGCTGGGAGTGGAGGTCGGAGAGGATTttggagttgttgttgttgttgtgaggttctggggaggttggtgaggggggaggaagggcggagagtttgaggaggtgggagagtTGGTGTGGGGTtattgatggtgttgatggtgagggggagggagaagaggggaggagggaggtgatggaccaggttgggtttgagaggaggttgtcagGGTCGACTGGGGTGTTAGAGGGGTTTATGGCGGTGGGTTTTTGGggtagggagggggaggaggttgttgaaaaGGCTGAATGGGGGTGAGATAGGGGGCGGAtttggcggaggggttgccggaggaggtggtgaggtttgatcatggtggtgtgtgtcTTGGTGAGTGGTTGAAGAATTGGACAgctgggttggtgagaaATTGTTGTTGCCAAATTTTTGGTTTGTGAGAAAATACGGGAGCTTGGATAAGTGAACCTTTCGGCCGCGTGTCGTGATGACGAGTTTGGAGTTTTGAGAGTGAAGAAAGTGAGCTGTGAAATCAATTGAGCGCATGGGCTAACTAATTGCGGGTAGGAGCTAGCTGGATTGGTATAGGGTAGGCTGGCGTCATAGCTCCCCTTTTAGGCCCGGCCGTTGTTGGCCTACCGCCACTTGGCCCCGCCTTACCGACCTACACACACTACAGCTCACACGCCTGCGCAACCATTCTTGTCTATCAAAGCCCGATCAGAAATTGAAAATttgcgacgacgacgacgacagcacGAAATCGATACCGCCAGACGATAAATATCAACAAAAGGGGGGAAAATAAAATAACATAACATGGCTCTCGATCCGCGcgcgttggaggagaaggtgcgTTCTACAGTTGGACACGTTGGGCATAAGAGAGGGCGCCGCTGATATGGATTACACAAAACAGGCAAAGAAGACCCTCGCGGGCGCCTCGGGCggcttcagcttcttcagcgggagcaaggaggacaagctCCAGAATGCGGCGGAGCTGTTTGTCCAGGCGGGAAATGCTTACaagatggaggggaagagtGCGTTCCCCTTTCCGTCGCTGTGAAAACGATGGGACTGACATGGAACAGACAAGGAAGCAGGCACCGCATTTGAGCAAGCGGCCAAGATCCACAGAGACAGGCTGAACGAACCCGACGACGCGGCCAACATTATGGTGGACGCCTTCAAGGTCTATAGAAAAGACAACCCCGAGGACGCGGTCCGGTGCTTGGGCGTGGCGATTGATCGGTACACGCAGAAAGGAAACTTTAGACGGGCGGCGAGTCACAAGGAGAACGAAGGGGAggttctggaggaggagttgggggatcggaggagggcgatggagaGTTATGAGAAGGCTGCACAGTGGtatgagggggatggggcgAATGCGTAGGTTTCTGGAATTCAAGCACTTTATGCGTTGATGCTAATGTGGATGACAGGCTGGCCAACAAGCTCTGGCTCAAGGTGGCGGATATTGCTGCTTTGGAAGGGGATTATCACAGGGCGATTCAGAACTTTGAAAAGGTGGCTGATTCGTCGCTTGATAACCACTTGATGAAGTACTCGGTCAAGGAGTACTTCTTCAAGGCGGGGATTTGCATTTTGGCGACCAAGGACTTGGTTAGTGCGCGCCGCAATATCGAGAGGTACAGGGAAAAGGACCCGTCGTTTGGTGGGCAGCGTGAGTTTAAGCTCCTGTCGGCCCTGAttgaggctgttgaggcggGAAACCAGGAGGTGTTTACGGATGAGCTCTATGCGTACGATCAGATGAGCCGGTTGGACAAGTGGAAGACAGAGTTGTtggtcaagatcaagaaccagattgaggaggcggataACGAGTTCTCGtagagaggaggatgatgaaatGGTGATTGGGGTTTATTATGGCGTttggggtggatggtggtatatttgctgctgcttcgtgGGAGAAGGGCGGGAACCTTTCGAGTACATGATACACTGATGAGATTACCGGTAGCCACGGTGAATTTGATTGAGATTTGTTTTAGAGCAATGAGTGAGAACCTTCCTGGCCTGTCAGACAGACATACATAACCCTGGTGAAGGTAAAGCTCACGGTTAACCCTTATCCGCGCACAAAAATGGTGGGGTCGCTGCGATAACCGATAACACCCAACTTTTTTGAATTGGTCTGAAATTTCTCGAGTTTGACCTGGAGAACCCCGGACTTGCATGCCATTGACGACCTCAGAAACCGTCAAAATGGCCTCTCTTACGTTGACGGAGAAGCTGGACAAGATCCGGTCGCCAAATCTGCAGAGTCAGAAGCAGGTAGGTTTTATTCACTAACCAGTCTTGTCTTGAACAGCTTCTTGCAGAGCTGGGGGCTGATAAGGAACTGCGAACGGAATACTGACCATGATCCGCAGACCGCCAGCATTCTCGAAGGTGTCGAGGCCGCCTTCAAGGAACAAAACACACAACCCACACCAACAGCTTACTTCGCTGCCCTGCTCAGTCTTCTCGACAACAAGACGCTCGCCCAACCCGTCATCTACCTCCTCGACATTGTCACCCCCTACGCGCCCGAGCCCCTCCTCCGCGCCAAGTTCACCCAGATCCTCGAACTGTTGGCACCAGTCCTGTCGCAACCCGATGCCGATGCCCCGTTAGTCAGAGCCTCGATTGGTGTTCTTGAGAGTCTGCTGCTTGCTCAGGATGCCGTTGCTTGGGAGCAGAGCGCCGCCGTCATGGGCCCCCGCCGGGCTATCGGCGGTCTTTTGAGCTTTTCGCTTGACCCTCGGCCGAAGGTGCGCAAGAGAGGCCAGGAGGCCCTGCGCAAGATTCTTAGGAGCCCTCCTCCTAGCCCGTCGCTCGACCACCCTGTTGCGCCAATGTGCGCCGAGACTGCCATGATGAGCTTGAAGGCTGTGGCTGAGAAGGCCGCTcagttgaagaaggagaagaaaggaTCCGAGTCTTCGACTGATCCCGAGCTTATTCACGCTTTGCAGTTGGTCAAGTCTGTTGCTTCGGCTAGTGGTGGATGGCCGAGCAAGAAGATTGAGTCGCTTTgcgagctgctgcttggcaTCGCTCGCTCCGGAAACGAGCACATGAGCATGGCGGTGTTTGACATCTTCGAGATGATCTTTGAGGGGATGGCTGAGGATGTGGCTTCGTCGAAGCTGCCGAGATTATTGGAGATCATCAAGGAGTTGCGCCCAGCACCAAACGATACCCAGCTTCTTCCCGCGTGGATCGCCATTCTCTCCAGAGCGTACGACGTTTCGGCCCAGGTTGAGCCGGAGGAGACGTTCCAGGGGCTTTTGGACCCTTTCAACTTGGTGGCTTCTTATCTTGAGTCTGAGGCCAAGAACATTCGCATTTCGGCGTCCGAGTGCTTGGTTTCTTTTATGGCCAACTGCGTGCCTGCTTCGGTTCTTGTTGAGCCATCGATTTACGACGAGAAGGTCATCGGACAGTTGGTCGAGACTGCCGAGAGCCTTTTGACGCTTAAGTATCAGGCTGCTTGGCTCGAGACGTTCAACGTTCTCGGTGCCATGTTTGACtcgttgaggtggagggcggATCCTTACATGCTCAAGATCACTCAGAGCATTGGTGAGATGCGCGGAAACGACTCGTTTACTGGCAAGcaggaggcggatgaggttCTTGGGAAGGCCATCCGGGCCATGGGTCCTGAGTCTGTCTTGAAGGTCCTCCCCCTGAATCTTGTCAAACCGGCGAGAGGCCAGCCAGGCAGAGCTTGGCTGCTGCCTCTTCTGCGCGACTAcacatccaacaccaacctggCGCACTTCAAGAACGAACTTGTGCCCGTGAGCGCCGCCATGTTCCAGCGCGTGTTGGACCACGGTGCTGCGCCCAAGACTATGGAGATCAAGATTTTCGAGACTGTGGTTCAACAAATATGGTCTATCCTCCCCGGCTACTGCGACTTGCCCCTGGATCTGACTGAGGCTTTCGACAAGACTTTCGCGGAGACGCTTACTACGCTTCTTTACGAACAGGTTGAGTTGCGCCTCGACGTCTGCCGCTCGCTCAAGGCTCTCGTCGAGTCCAACCAGGCTGTTGTCTCGGCCGAGGAAGCCGATCCTGCTCTTGAGAGCAGAGTCAGCAAGGAGACTGCGGCCAAGAACTTGGGGTACCTTGGTACCACGTTTGCCGCTGACTTCCTTGCCGTTCTCTTCAACGTTTACAGCACCACTCTTCCTCAGAAGCGTGGCCCTGTTCTTCAGACTATCAACGCCTACCTCAGCATTATCCCTGCTGCCCGCCTGACCGAGACTTTCGATCTTGTTTGCACCAAGCTTGCCGAGGCTCTCCAGCAGGCCCCTGAGCCcaaggagcagaagcagcaaaaGGGCGAGCAGATGCCCTCTACCGCCCACACCCTGATGGATCTCGTTGTTACCATGTCCATCTACCTCCCCAGAGAAAGCTTCGAGGCCCTTTTCAGAATTGCTGCCCTTGTTGTCTTCAAGGATGACGACCCTCAACTGCAGAAGAAAGCCTACAAGCTCATCCCACGCCTGGCTGATGCCGAGATTGGCCGTGCTGCCCTTACTCAGAGAAACGAAGAGCTCCAGGCTCTTATCCTGTCCAGCGCTGAGAAGGTGTCGGCCCCGGCCAGAAGAGAGCGTCTTGCTGCTATTGCTGCCATGCTTCCCTTCGTTCCTGACACCCAGCTTCACTTCATCCCCTCGGTGCTTTCCGAAGTTGTCATCAGCTGCAAAGAGCAGAACGAGAAGGCCCGCACCATTGCTTTTGACCTCTTGGTTCTTATGGGCCAACGTATGGTCAACTCTCACGGTGCTGTCATTGACAACAGCAAGGTCCCCCACATGCCCAAGGACGCCCCTGCCGCTACGGCTTCCGTTGAGGAATTCTTCACCATGGTCAGCGCCGGTCTTGCCGGTAGCACCCCCCACATGATTTccgcctccatcaccgccatcacccgCATCCTCTACGAGTTCCGTGAGACCGTCAGCGAAGCGACCATGTCCGACTTGGTCCAGACGATGGATCTCTTtctcacctccaacaaccgCGAGATTGTCAAGTCCGTGCTTGGCTTCATCAAGGTGTGCATCCTCAGCTTGCCCACCGAGATGATGCTCCCCCGTCTGGAgactctcctccccaacctgaTGGTCTGGAGCCACGAGCACAAGGGCCACTTCCGCGCCAAGGTCAAGCACATCATCGAGAGAATGATTCGTCGGTttggggtggatgtggtCATGAGGTGCTGCCCCGAGGACGACAAGAAGCTTATCACCAACATCCGCAAGACCAAGGAGCgcagcaagaggagaaaggaCGCTGCCAAGAACGCGGAGGAGAgcgatggggaggaagatgggaggaggaagaacaGGTTTGAAAGCGAGTATGACCAAGCGCTGTATAGCAGCGAGTCGGAGGGTGAGCAGAGTGATGATTCGGATGTGGAGATGACGGGGAGGAAACAGAAGGGTGGGAAGAACAAGGGGGGGAGCGCGTATattttggaggatgaggatgagccgTTGGATTTGCTGGATCGTAACGCGCTGGCGAATATTTCTTCGACGAAGCCGATGAAGCAGAAGGcaagggagaagaagaaggtgaagagggataTGGATGGGAAGTTGATTttggggcaggaggaggagggtgaggggatggatgttgatatgggtgatggtggtaaTGAGGAAGAGAGTGGAGTTGGTGCGTACGTGGCTGCGCTGAGGGGCAAGGATGTGCCGATTAGGGGTATGAGGGGTAAGTTGaagtggaagagggggaggaagaatgaggagggggatgatagtgatgatgggatggatatTGATGAGGGGGCTGCCAAGGCCATTAGGGAGAGGCCGGGGAAtcagagggggagagggggggatagagggagaggtggtgatcGGGGtagaggtgggagaggtggtggaagggggggtggacgtggtggacggggagggaTTGCTGCTGGacggagggggttggggcagGATAAGCAGAAGGGTCCGGGTGGGTTTAGTGGTGTGAGGaaaggtgggagagggagggcgTAGATATGATAGAATGGGACTTTTGTgggatttttttttgattttggggCATGTTCATTGCTGGTGTTTAGGTTGAGGAAAAAATAATGAGTTTGAGGTCGAGGTTTTGGGTGACACTGATGCTGGTTCGCCTCACGAAATAGACCTGAAAAGTGGGTGGGAAAGCGAACGTGACATAACGGTGTTTGGGTTCTTGCTTTGCATTCCCCCGAGAAGAGTCCCATCACTCGCAGTAATGGCTGTGCCAACGACATCGAGATGGCGGGTTTTAGGTTCCTTGCCAAGCTAATCCATCAACATGCCGTATTTGCTGATGTTGATAACTTTATCTCGATGGACTGAATGCTGAAAAACGGAAGAACTGATCGAGGAACGACTAGTTGAAGTCGGATTATACCGCCGTCGTGgatctcctctccctcgccaagtTCCTCTCCCCACACCAACACTTTTTATCAAccttcgccatcctcaccaccctcatcctctacctcctctcccaccccctccacggCCCTTGTTGCGATGCAGGGGGTTAAGGGTAGTGAAGGGCTCAAGCTTTTTGGAAGAAAACTGGGAGAAGGTGAGTTGGGTGGAAAGGGGCCAGAGGGGGGTTTTCCGGTGGATGACTGGGCCACAGAGGAGGTATGGGGAACTGAATGGAAGGAGAGaggcaaaaggaaaaggggttgATGCGGATGGCGAACGGGGAACAGCGACGAGATACCAATGGTGAAAAATCTGGACAATTCACTGTTTTTATgtgggttgtttgggttggcAATTTTGGCGATGCAGACTCTTGCTGTCTGGGGTAGGAGGGGCaacggaggagagggagattgGCGAGGGAGTCATTGCTAGTCTCGTGGTGGTTGAGTGGGCTGAGGTGTCTTCCGAGTCTAGAATAAGAAGCCCCATGTGAAACCGAACATCTGATCACCCACTCTCTCTGACTTCGCTCACACCCAATCACACCTCACCATTGATACAATCACATCCTTATTTCTTATCAATCTCATGCACACTACTCAAcatctctctttctctgtcTGTTTCTGTCGACTCCTGAATCCTGAAAGTACTGTTTATGTaaacaagacaagaaaaacTAAGCTAacagggaaaaaaaaaaaaaaacaattcATAACATTTGGTCATAAGGTTTGGTCAtaaaacaaacaacacaCAAACATCCCCCCgcctttcttcttccctcctcctttggtTTGGTCATAAAATAGTCGTCATTActctcaacccccttcctGTACACAAACCAGTCGGATACCacacacccaacccaacacaaACCTAAAAGCTACCCAACCGCTAAGGGGAAGGGCCCAATAGGTCCATGAGAGAGGTGATAAGTGAGTACCGCCATGTCCCGACAGTAGAAaggagaaaacaaaaaaaggaaaaacagggaaaagaaaaaagaaaggaaatTATCCGAACAAAAGGCCAAACGAGACAAACAACCTTGCAACAGGCAAGacatatcctcctccctccaagGACAATAAAAACAAACACCTGATGAAAACTTTGATCCccttttttgcttttctttcccaACAAAGATGgaagcaaaaacaaaaaaagatgacCCAACACCGCCGAAATAAGATAACTCGAGAGGTATCCGAAACCGacaactccaactccccaaAAACTGTTGGCGAAGAGATGATAACGCCAAATAACCCAGGGGGTACCCCATATAGACAATCTTTTGACACATGTACGCCAAACATTCCCACCCATATATCCCAACAAGCAGTCGAGTCCAACATATTTTTCCTTATTCCATACACactcccagctcctccccttcttcggTGTTGCTTGTTGCTTTCCACCCCTTGACTCTTCCACATCAGACACAGCCGCCGTTCACCACCCGCTCTGACTAGGATGAACATACACCTCCCCCCTATTCTCCTGCCCGCTCCCGctcatcccactccccccactGACACCGCTaaaactcctccccccgctcccccaaGAAAACCCGCTCATCCCGCTATCCCTATGCTTCCTCTGCTTCCCCATCAAAACCTGCAaactctccctcttcaccctcctctcctcgtcaatgtccaccaccaccgccttgCCCGTGTAGTACGTCCTCGGAATCTTGGGCACCTTTGGAATCCCCCTATTCGCATCCGGAATAACAACCTCATTCTccaactccatctccaagctcctcctGATCCGTGGCTGGTGCCCATGCGAGGTGTAAAACGCCGAAGTAGGCGGGGTGATGTTTCTTCTCGAAGGGGAAGATTCGGTCAGAGTCGCCAACGGCAGGCTGTTACCCCTCTGATGCAAgacatgatggtgagggtgagggtgcgGGTGCGGGTGCGGGTTCGAAACGTGATAGTGAGTCGGGTGAGGCGTGATATAGGGCTCATCAAgcatcatctcatcatcgtcatcgtcataaCGGCTAGGTTGCACCATACTCTGCGCGACCTGCGCCGGAATGTTGATCCCCAtatcgacatcctcctccctctgaacactctgctgctgttgctgctgctgttccgCCGCCGGCGTCTTCGACCccttcgtcttcctcctcaacccaccaAGAAAActcgtcctctccttcttctccttcttctccttcttctccttcgtcAGCTTCCCCGAGACCAAATTCCCAAAACTCATCTTGGACCTCAGCTTCGCCGATTTGCTCGGGCTTTGAGTCGGCGTCTGCTGCTCCGGGTCCACGACCGTGCTCGTCGTGGTATAAAGCGACGCCCCCCCAAACAAACTAAACCCCGACATCGCCGACGAGGTCGACGGCCTTGActtgtgatggtgatgatgatgatgaccccCGTAAAAATTTGCTGTCTGCGTTGTAAAGTTCGTCTTGGTCGACGTCCGACTGTTCGACCTCctcagcttcttcaccagctTCCTAGTCGCAGTCTCCTGCTCCCCGTGAATGTCCTGACTCGGCCTCTTGGTCCCCCGACTCGGACTCGCATCCTCCGaattctcctcctccggcggtggcggcggaggcgccCTCGTTGGCGCCGCCGGACTCCGAAAGCTCGCAGTCGAAGGCGCAGGTcgcagctgctgctgactgTTCACGGCAGCCAACCTATCCGCGAACGACCTCCTATCCCCATTGACATACAAACTACTTGTCGGGCTCGACGGTCCAGAAGGCGACATCGTTCCCGCAACCTGCATctccgtcgtcgtcctcgtcatcggtgCGCTGGCAGCGTTGCGAAGGGGATGTCTAGTCCCCTTGATAGCATGCGCACTGAAAAACCCCGAAGCCTGCAAACTCTTGTAACtcgccagcacctcctccctagAGGGATAACTCGTCCCGTTCGCCGCGCCAGTAACAATACTCGACGGCTTCACCGGGCTCGCCGGCCTGGACGACGACgcctccttcttttgctgttgctgttgtggttgttgtgatTGTTCTGCCATGGTCACCAccttcgccctctccccatgcccctgcccctgcaTCATCACTCCCTCCATACTCCCCGAACTCCTACTCCCCCTCAGCTTCTCCCTCACGCCATCCCAAAGCGGCGCCAAAAAACCGCTGCTCTTTTTCTGTTGCACCTGTCCGTTATACCCGCCACCCCAAACCTGCAAACTGCTCCTCGGCCTCATCAACGGATGCCCACCAAACCCCGACATTGTCGGGCTCGCAGGAGTGGACATTGTCACTCCTCCCCCGTGAtaaggcgaagaagaggacggcGGATAATAAAACTGCCTCTCCCACTCACGTATCTCCTCTTCGGTTTTATTCCCAGTGATGAATTCCGGCGGGGGCACCGCGCTGACGCGATCGTTCATGCTCCCTTCCAGAAACCTCGACTGTCCCTTTTCGGGAGAGGACCCCCGGCGGgcgtgttgttgttcttgttgttgttgttgttgttgttgttggtggtggtggtgttgttggtgggaTTTGCGTTCGGCGAAGGATGGTTGTCGGGGGGTGTGCGGTTGTTGcgattgctgttgttgttgctgttctAATTGCGGCCACAGCGATAAAccagatggtggtggtggtggtggcatctcCGCCTGTGTTGGTTGTTGCAAAGAGGCAATCGCCATTGTGTCTTGTGTTCGACAGCTcgttcccctccccccctgaAAACTAGTACATAAACCCACTAAAACACCGTGGCTGGAAAACAAGGTGAGTGGATAATGTTGGATAAAAAAGGGTGAGGCCCCGTAAAAACCgcggcggagagggcgcAATGCGAAATCGTTCGGTTTTGTCGTGGCGTGCGTGGATGGATATGCGGTGAAGtaggtggagagagagagcgcgCGAAACGATGCAAGGCAGCGGTTATAAAAATCGGGGGGTcggggggaaagaagaaaaaaaaaggacaacggttttgtttactttctctctctctcccgaCTCCCAAGTAGTCGGTAACACTCCACAATCGCGCCAAAACCACGAGGTAGaagtaataaaatattttttctctctctccgaCGATGCAGCTTGTTTAACAGAgagaccaacaacaacaaaaaaaaaagcgagaACCAAGGACGGCGAAGCTTGTTATTTtggagcaagaagaagcagcagcagcaagcagtaCAGAGCAGTAGCGGCAGCACCTCCACTGGACCTGCAGCAAGCTCTCGCAGCCAAAAGCAAGAAACGCGACCTGGCAACGGGCTTGACAACGGGGACCCCTGCATGGCACAGACCCCGACCCCACAATGCAGCCAATCACCAGCCTCCCTTGCCTTGGTTGTTCAAATgagcatcctcctcgagcgtgacctcaaccaccttttTACCACGCCGTATCACGAGCAACACGTGAAAAAGACGCGGTTACAAACACGGTCGCGGtagggagagagagatagagggagagagaggaagacgCGCATAAAAATTGATATTCAAACACTGTTCACATATCGCGATTCCCAAATtgtttttaaaaaaaaaaaaaaatccgcTGGCCGAATCCCAGGCCTCCCTGCATGTAAGATGTATAAGTCCACACTCCcagccaaaaaagaaaatcacaATCTGAACCTTTGCAACCAGCTTCAACTTTTTGTCGCCTCcacaacccacccacctaccCACAACAAAACCTTCCAGTAGTCGCTCTAAATCAAGAGTGCCAAAGGAAAACAGAGCAAATGAAGGTCGTACGTATATGTGTCGCCCCGTGCTATGTGCGTTCCAACAGGTATAAAGAAGcaacgagaagaagaaaacaaagagTCAAAGAGAAC
The window above is part of the Podospora bellae-mahoneyi strain CBS 112042 chromosome 3, whole genome shotgun sequence genome. Proteins encoded here:
- the SEC17 gene encoding vesicular-fusion protein S17 (COG:U; EggNog:ENOG503NWP2; BUSCO:EOG09263X22), yielding MALDPRALEEKLDTLGIREGAADMDYTKQAKKTLAGASGGFSFFSGSKEDKLQNAAELFVQAGNAYKMEGKNKEAGTAFEQAAKIHRDRLNEPDDAANIMVDAFKVYRKDNPEDAVRCLGVAIDRYTQKGNFRRAASHKENEGEVLEEELGDRRRAMESYEKAAQWYEGDGANALANKLWLKVADIAALEGDYHRAIQNFEKVADSSLDNHLMKYSVKEYFFKAGICILATKDLVSARRNIERYREKDPSFGGQREFKLLSALIEAVEAGNQEVFTDELYAYDQMSRLDKWKTELLVKIKNQIEEADNEFS
- a CDS encoding hypothetical protein (EggNog:ENOG503PHCQ) yields the protein MAIASLQQPTQAEMPPPPPPSGLSLWPQLEQQQQQQSQQPHTPRQPSFAERKSHQQQQQQQEQQHARRGSSPEKGQSRFLEGSMNDRVSAVPPPEFITGNKTEEEIREWERQFYYPPSSSSPYHGGGVTMSTPASPTMSGFGGHPLMRPRSSLQVWGGGYNGQVQQKKSSGFLAPLWDGVREKLRGSRSSGSMEGVMMQGQGHGERAKVVTMAEQSQQPQQQQQKKEASSSRPASPVKPSSIVTGAANGTSYPSREEVLASYKSLQASGFFSAHAIKGTRHPLRNAASAPMTRTTTEMQVAGTMSPSGPSSPTSSLYVNGDRRSFADRLAAVNSQQQLRPAPSTASFRSPAAPTRAPPPPPPEEENSEDASPSRGTKRPSQDIHGEQETATRKLVKKLRRSNSRTSTKTNFTTQTANFYGGHHHHHHHKSRPSTSSAMSGFSLFGGASLYTTTSTVVDPEQQTPTQSPSKSAKLRSKMSFGNLVSGKLTKEKKEKKEKKERTSFLGGLRRKTKGSKTPAAEQQQQQQQSVQREEDVDMGINIPAQVAQSMVQPSRYDDDDDEMMLDEPYITPHPTHYHVSNPHPHPHPHPHHHVLHQRGNSLPLATLTESSPSRRNITPPTSAFYTSHGHQPRIRRSLEMELENEVVIPDANRGIPKVPKIPRTYYTGKAVVVDIDEERRVKRESLQVLMGKQRKHRDSGMSGFSWGSGGRSFSGVSGGSGMSGSGQENRGEVYVHPSQSGW
- the RRP12 gene encoding pre-rRNA processing protein (EggNog:ENOG503NZ15; BUSCO:EOG092608AV; COG:S), with the protein product MPLTTSETVKMASLTLTEKLDKIRSPNLQSQKQTASILEGVEAAFKEQNTQPTPTAYFAALLSLLDNKTLAQPVIYLLDIVTPYAPEPLLRAKFTQILELLAPVLSQPDADAPLVRASIGVLESLLLAQDAVAWEQSAAVMGPRRAIGGLLSFSLDPRPKVRKRGQEALRKILRSPPPSPSLDHPVAPMCAETAMMSLKAVAEKAAQLKKEKKGSESSTDPELIHALQLVKSVASASGGWPSKKIESLCELLLGIARSGNEHMSMAVFDIFEMIFEGMAEDVASSKLPRLLEIIKELRPAPNDTQLLPAWIAILSRAYDVSAQVEPEETFQGLLDPFNLVASYLESEAKNIRISASECLVSFMANCVPASVLVEPSIYDEKVIGQLVETAESLLTLKYQAAWLETFNVLGAMFDSLRWRADPYMLKITQSIGEMRGNDSFTGKQEADEVLGKAIRAMGPESVLKVLPLNLVKPARGQPGRAWLLPLLRDYTSNTNLAHFKNELVPVSAAMFQRVLDHGAAPKTMEIKIFETVVQQIWSILPGYCDLPLDLTEAFDKTFAETLTTLLYEQVELRLDVCRSLKALVESNQAVVSAEEADPALESRVSKETAAKNLGYLGTTFAADFLAVLFNVYSTTLPQKRGPVLQTINAYLSIIPAARLTETFDLVCTKLAEALQQAPEPKEQKQQKGEQMPSTAHTLMDLVVTMSIYLPRESFEALFRIAALVVFKDDDPQLQKKAYKLIPRLADAEIGRAALTQRNEELQALILSSAEKVSAPARRERLAAIAAMLPFVPDTQLHFIPSVLSEVVISCKEQNEKARTIAFDLLVLMGQRMVNSHGAVIDNSKVPHMPKDAPAATASVEEFFTMVSAGLAGSTPHMISASITAITRILYEFRETVSEATMSDLVQTMDLFLTSNNREIVKSVLGFIKVCILSLPTEMMLPRLETLLPNLMVWSHEHKGHFRAKVKHIIERMIRRFGVDVVMRCCPEDDKKLITNIRKTKERSKRRKDAAKNAEESDGEEDGRRKNRFESEYDQALYSSESEGEQSDDSDVEMTGRKQKGGKNKGGSAYILEDEDEPLDLLDRNALANISSTKPMKQKAREKKKVKRDMDGKLILGQEEEGEGMDVDMGDGGNEEESGVGAYVAALRGKDVPIRGMRGKLKWKRGRKNEEGDDSDDGMDIDEGAAKAIRERPGNQRGRGGDRGRGGDRGRGGRGGGRGGGRGGRGGIAAGRRGLGQDKQKGPGGFSGVRKGGRGRA
- a CDS encoding hypothetical protein (EggNog:ENOG503P3YD; COG:S), encoding MIKPHHLLRQPLRQIRPLSHPHSAFSTTSSPSLPQKPTAINPSNTPVDPDNLLSNPTWSITSLLPSSPSPSPSTPSITPHQLSHLLKLSALPPPSPTSPEPHNNNNNSKILSDLHSQLHFLAHLQSVNTSNVEPLSSIRDETPEGLVEAAITVDTLKEALNNEERVGKWKRPRRRRTVDATTKEQRDVEKWDVLGTACEKVTVGGGGYFVVRSGMAVTAE